ATTCCCAAGCGTTGCTGATTGTGCGACGGACTTCCGGATGGCTTGTTGGATTTCGTGACAAAGACAACAGCATCAAAGGGAATCGCAGAGGCGAAACGTGCCGATGAAACAACCGGATCAGCTTCCAATTTGGCTGCCGCACCAAAGATGGTATCCGCAGGCAATTGGTCCGCACGCGTGGTCGTTGAAGACCGGTTAGACTCAGCCGTCAGCCCACCTCCGAGTGGTGGAGCAGCCATTTTCGCTTCAGGGAGAGACTTGTCCATCGCCTCATCCGTTGCGAACGAGTCGGTTGCCAACGACTTCGCCTGAGGAAACTCGAGATCCGGCGATTGAGCGTTGGGTTGTGATCGGGCCGAATCAGCTTGATTAAAAGCCACATCGGTTCCAACTCCTTGATCACGAAACACGACCATGATCACCAGAGCGGCAGCAATCGCCATTCCCGCCCAAAAGAAGCGTCGCACAACACCCGGTGGTGGGTGGGAGGCTGGGGCTTGTGGGGTTATCGGATTTGCGTGCGCGTCGTTCACCTGATTCTGCGCCCGATCCAAAACTCGTTTATGAAATTGATGATCGAGTCGATAGTTGGGCAACGTTTCCAACTTGTCGCGCAGCGTTGTTAGCTCCTCAAGCATCTGACGATACCGAGGCTCTCGCGCCATCACCTCTTCAACGCTTTGGCGTTCTTCGACGGAGAGCTCCCCATCCAAGTAAGCGCTGATCATCTCGTCGGCGAATTGTGGACTTTGTTTTGACATGAGCTCCAGGCTTGTCGTGCGATTCGATTAACACTCTCCTCGGGATAGCACGACAGCACTTCCAGTCTAGGTTTCGGTCTTTTCCGACAAAACCGTCTTCAAACGCTGCTTCAAGTGAATTCTAGCCCGGTGCAGTCGACTACGTACTGTACCCACCGGTAAATCCAAGATCTCTGAAATGGTTTCGTAACAACAACCTTCCATTTCCCGTAAAACGAGTATTGAACGATGTTCGTCGCTCAGTTCGCTGATGGCCAGATGAATTTGGCGAGCTCGTTCTTCACGTTCCAGCCGTTCTAGTGGTTCCTCGGAATCGTCGGCAGGTTCGGCGCCGGCCGTTTCACGCGACTGCTCAACCGATAGTTCAGGGCGTTTGCGGCGAAGCCGGCTGATCCAAAGATTGAACGCGATCCGATACATCCACGTGTAAACACTCGCCCGGCGTTGAAACGTGTTGAGCTTCAAAAAAGCTTGAACAAACGTTTCCTGCGCGACATCTTCCGCCTCCTCGTGACAGCCGATCACATGTACCAGAGTGTTAAACAACCGATCCTGGTACTTCTGGATCAACTGGCCAAAGGCTGCGTTGTTGCCAGCAAGCGTCTCGTCAATTAACAGCGCATCTTCTTTCACATTTGCTCCGAAAACTGAGACGCCAAGAGGCGATCAAAAGTTCCCTACCGAAAAACAAATCCCACGACGAAGGTGGAACCGCTGACATTTTCTAACAGACCCGATCACCCAAGTCACTACGAGGGCGTAAGTTACCGGTCACAACGAGCCGATCGAATTTGGTCGCGATTCGCTCGCATTTCAGTCCTGACCCATTCTCTCGCGGAGCCAATTTGGCGATGCGATTCTGGCCACTCGGTCAGCAGCCACGCGCGGATTTGGTGCTGCTCCCCAACCGGTATCTTGCCTGAAAGTTGTTTTTTTTTCAAATTTCGGCAGCGGGCCGCTTTTAACGGGGATCGGTTCAGCCATGTTTAGCAGACTCAATCCGCCATACGTGCCGATGTAAATCGCGGCTGCCGCAGTACAAAAGCCCAGAGGACAATCGTACCAATCGTGATCGCGACACTCACATTTTGCGAGATTGTCATTTGAGCCATAAAGGTGTTTTCATCGGTACGCACCCATTCCAACAGAAAGCGAGTCACGGCATACAGACTCAACAACAATGCGATAACCTGACCATGTCGATTTCGAAATGGGAAGTAGGCTAACGTCAGGAGAAAGATCAGAAAGGCATTCAACGAACTGTAAAGCTGCGTTGGATGAACCGGCAAACTGCGTTCTGGCATTCGATCGATCGTCCAACTCACCTGCCGACCATCAGCCATTTGCAGTTCAAGTCGTGGTCCACTTCGCTCCAGCAGTGCCTGTGCATGGGGCAAATTCTGGATCGAATAACCGTTGACCGCGACAATTTGCTCACCCACGGCCAGATCCACATTGGCGACCGGTGACTCCAAATCCAATTCGCCAACAAGGACACGTTCATTCTGATCTTCTCGAATTCGGATACCGTGCAGATATCCAAGCGACTGCTGATAAACATACGGCGGGCTGCTAGCAGGAAAGGTAACTGACCACGCCAC
The sequence above is drawn from the Pirellulaceae bacterium genome and encodes:
- a CDS encoding zf-HC2 domain-containing protein, with the translated sequence MSKQSPQFADEMISAYLDGELSVEERQSVEEVMAREPRYRQMLEELTTLRDKLETLPNYRLDHQFHKRVLDRAQNQVNDAHANPITPQAPASHPPPGVVRRFFWAGMAIAAALVIMVVFRDQGVGTDVAFNQADSARSQPNAQSPDLEFPQAKSLATDSFATDEAMDKSLPEAKMAAPPLGGGLTAESNRSSTTTRADQLPADTIFGAAAKLEADPVVSSARFASAIPFDAVVFVTKSNKPSGSPSHNQQRLGIQAPTGLRPDEVDLFAAEGSPEQLANSLAQLKPISQLHESALRDQPAADRKTKSNSRAGLEDRSIDVASISRFDANSPEYAQLSALLFKNHIEEASAEEASAEEEGKVATALQPGAPIESSTVVPAKDPQHDDSGSLLQDGPAIVFFTRPERRGNLHFGGLPEQRVREAPHADADEQSGGEAEGFESMTEKLRRLKPSLPNRDLRVLFVVPKNELPSQ
- a CDS encoding sigma-70 family RNA polymerase sigma factor gives rise to the protein MKEDALLIDETLAGNNAAFGQLIQKYQDRLFNTLVHVIGCHEEAEDVAQETFVQAFLKLNTFQRRASVYTWMYRIAFNLWISRLRRKRPELSVEQSRETAGAEPADDSEEPLERLEREERARQIHLAISELSDEHRSILVLREMEGCCYETISEILDLPVGTVRSRLHRARIHLKQRLKTVLSEKTET